Proteins encoded in a region of the Mariprofundus ferrinatatus genome:
- a CDS encoding YceI family protein, producing MRYIMLLALMMLPATLWAGSMKLDGTASDINFVSVKKESVAEVHHFTALSGSIEGKAGFLLIDLASIESGIDIRNERMRSMLFEVARFSSASIKADLSAIAYDNLKAGERISATLPLALNLHGVRQTLAAEVDVVKLGDERLLVASRQPVIVKAGDFEMEGGIEALRQVANLPGIARVVPVNFHLIFTR from the coding sequence ATGAGATATATAATGCTGCTGGCTTTGATGATGTTGCCGGCGACGCTGTGGGCGGGCTCCATGAAACTGGATGGAACCGCTTCCGACATCAATTTTGTATCGGTTAAGAAGGAGAGTGTTGCCGAAGTGCACCATTTCACGGCTTTATCCGGCTCTATAGAAGGCAAGGCTGGCTTTCTTCTGATCGATCTCGCATCGATTGAATCCGGCATTGATATCCGCAATGAGCGAATGCGATCAATGCTGTTTGAGGTGGCCCGTTTCAGTTCGGCATCCATCAAAGCCGATCTGTCAGCCATTGCATACGACAATTTGAAGGCGGGTGAGCGTATCTCCGCTACGCTTCCATTGGCCCTGAACCTGCATGGTGTCAGGCAGACACTTGCTGCCGAAGTGGATGTGGTAAAGCTGGGGGATGAGCGGCTGCTGGTGGCCAGTCGTCAGCCGGTGATTGTGAAAGCGGGCGATTTTGAAATGGAGGGAGGCATTGAGGCGTTGCGTCAGGTGGCAAACCTTCCAGGCATTGCCCGTGTCGTGCCGGTCAACTTTCACCTGATTTTCACCCGATAG
- a CDS encoding mechanosensitive ion channel family protein — protein sequence MQDIWIELTTTTFLEIPLSRWMLTAVALFITVVGQRLVLSAFRVLAQRLALKTTTKLDDVLLNAAERPVSLLVLVIGILVAVHLLSPPAEIFPLVELANNVGRVVSIVIGSWFVWRLVDGLSAYFTERAKETASSLDDQLVPFIGKTMKIFLVLTAVLMVAQNMGYSISGLLASLGIGGIAVAMAAKDTIANVFGSIMILVDRPFTVGDWIKASEFEGVVEEVGFRSTKIRTFEKTLVNVPNSSLANMVIDNIDARHVRRIKMRIGLTYSTTPKQMDQAIKGIETILKNHPGVDQEYMLVKFDEFADSSLSIFLYYFSASKVWEEYLQVRQEVNMQIMELLESMELEFAFPSRTVYLHQEGPVA from the coding sequence ATGCAAGATATCTGGATCGAGCTGACCACCACCACATTCCTGGAAATTCCATTGTCTCGCTGGATGCTGACTGCCGTTGCTCTGTTTATCACTGTTGTCGGCCAACGACTTGTACTTTCGGCATTCCGTGTTCTGGCACAGCGCCTTGCGCTGAAAACCACCACCAAACTGGATGATGTCCTTTTAAATGCCGCTGAACGCCCTGTCAGCCTTCTGGTTCTCGTAATCGGCATTCTTGTCGCCGTTCACCTGCTCAGCCCTCCGGCCGAAATCTTCCCGCTTGTCGAACTTGCCAATAACGTCGGCCGGGTTGTCTCCATTGTCATTGGCTCCTGGTTTGTCTGGCGTCTGGTTGACGGGTTATCTGCCTACTTCACGGAGCGGGCCAAGGAGACCGCCTCTTCACTGGACGATCAGCTGGTGCCGTTTATCGGAAAGACGATGAAGATTTTCCTCGTCCTGACTGCCGTGCTGATGGTGGCTCAGAACATGGGTTACTCGATCTCCGGCCTTCTCGCATCGCTCGGTATCGGTGGCATAGCTGTCGCAATGGCCGCCAAGGATACGATCGCCAACGTATTCGGTTCAATCATGATTCTGGTTGATCGCCCTTTTACGGTCGGCGACTGGATCAAGGCATCAGAGTTCGAGGGTGTGGTTGAGGAGGTGGGGTTCCGCTCCACCAAAATCCGTACGTTTGAAAAGACGCTGGTCAATGTCCCCAATTCATCGCTTGCCAATATGGTGATCGATAACATCGATGCCCGCCATGTGCGTCGCATCAAGATGCGCATTGGCCTGACCTACAGCACCACCCCTAAGCAGATGGATCAGGCTATCAAAGGCATCGAAACGATTTTGAAGAATCACCCGGGTGTTGATCAGGAGTATATGCTGGTGAAATTCGACGAATTTGCCGACTCCTCCCTCTCCATATTCCTCTACTACTTCTCCGCCAGCAAAGTATGGGAGGAGTACCTGCAGGTCCGCCAAGAGGTGAACATGCAGATCATGGAGCTGCTTGAAAGCATGGAACTGGAGTTTGCCTTCCCGAGCCGTACCGTTTACCTGCATCAGGAAGGGCCTGTTGCGTAA
- the rnhA gene encoding ribonuclease HI, which translates to MRKPVVEAYTDGACSGNPGPGGWGVLLRMGKHEKELKGGEAATTNQQMELQAAVEALKALTKPCRITIHSDSKYVVQGMNEWIHNWKKKGWKTAGKKPVSNLERWQELDTLAAKHEVTWQWVKGHSGHPENERADELARQGIPVG; encoded by the coding sequence ATGAGAAAACCTGTAGTAGAGGCATACACTGATGGCGCCTGTTCTGGCAATCCGGGACCCGGTGGCTGGGGTGTTTTGCTACGCATGGGCAAGCATGAGAAAGAGTTAAAGGGCGGCGAAGCGGCAACCACCAATCAGCAGATGGAGCTCCAGGCGGCAGTAGAAGCGCTGAAAGCACTTACCAAGCCATGCCGCATCACCATCCACTCCGACTCCAAGTATGTCGTGCAGGGAATGAATGAGTGGATCCACAACTGGAAAAAGAAGGGGTGGAAAACTGCCGGTAAAAAGCCGGTTTCAAACCTTGAGCGCTGGCAGGAGCTGGATACGCTGGCCGCCAAACATGAAGTAACCTGGCAGTGGGTCAAGGGACATTCAGGACACCCGGAAAACGAACGTGCTGATGAGCTGGCGCGTCAGGGCATTCCTGTCGGCTGA
- a CDS encoding lipase family alpha/beta hydrolase yields the protein MNMLCNGRLFNRFIIVMLSLLLSACATKSDRQVVEDLWSVWEKSEVLFQTSYPDAPPLVLVHGWNGGEFTWPVPEKLLELEQRLGRDIILFTYRTGFFANRYPPLEVLEEQLDRYLAPYPEVDIVAHSMGGLLVRQYLSHHASHPVRRVLFLATPHFGTNLAQVLVSVGGMAPEGNIQATEIKPGSDFLWQLNSLMGSELDGVEVLNLYAAKESLLQADLVVSTSSAYLPWASNLEMKGDHHTLAKQFDENPVAIRFLSTGEIPQAQPMPDRRDVWMRFKVGGEESKLTEANFKSYNARGIPNENFRLCCKLRSGLYSKPGEKTAIIEELESGNYYAFMRYGGLEPVLLSADELMKGSLPVTLKLVDLDPKPASIEDEPAKDETQPTGMP from the coding sequence ATGAACATGCTTTGTAACGGCCGTTTATTTAACAGGTTTATCATCGTGATGCTGTCACTGCTGCTTTCAGCATGTGCCACGAAGTCTGACCGACAGGTCGTAGAAGATTTGTGGAGCGTATGGGAAAAGAGCGAGGTGCTTTTCCAGACCTCATACCCAGATGCACCTCCGCTGGTGCTGGTACATGGCTGGAATGGCGGAGAGTTTACCTGGCCTGTTCCCGAGAAATTGCTTGAGCTGGAACAGAGGTTGGGCCGTGACATCATCCTGTTTACCTACCGCACGGGCTTTTTTGCCAACCGCTATCCTCCGCTTGAAGTGCTTGAGGAGCAGCTCGACCGCTATCTTGCCCCGTACCCAGAAGTCGATATCGTGGCCCATAGCATGGGCGGATTGCTGGTTCGACAATACCTGTCGCACCATGCCAGCCATCCGGTAAGGCGGGTGCTATTCCTTGCAACGCCGCACTTCGGCACAAACCTGGCTCAGGTGCTGGTCAGCGTCGGAGGCATGGCTCCCGAAGGGAATATTCAGGCGACTGAGATCAAGCCGGGAAGTGACTTTCTCTGGCAGCTGAACAGCCTGATGGGCAGTGAGCTCGATGGCGTTGAAGTGCTGAATCTCTATGCCGCCAAAGAGTCGCTGCTACAGGCCGACCTGGTGGTCTCCACCTCTTCGGCCTATCTCCCATGGGCGAGTAACCTTGAGATGAAGGGAGATCATCATACTCTGGCGAAGCAGTTTGATGAGAACCCCGTTGCTATCAGGTTTCTCTCTACGGGAGAGATTCCCCAGGCTCAGCCCATGCCTGACAGAAGAGATGTGTGGATGCGCTTCAAGGTCGGTGGCGAGGAGTCAAAGCTCACCGAGGCTAACTTCAAGTCCTATAATGCCCGCGGAATTCCCAACGAGAACTTTAGACTCTGCTGCAAACTGCGTTCAGGTCTCTACAGCAAGCCGGGGGAGAAAACCGCCATTATTGAAGAGCTTGAGTCAGGAAACTATTACGCATTTATGCGATATGGGGGGCTTGAACCGGTGCTGCTTTCAGCGGATGAGCTGATGAAAGGTTCTCTGCCGGTCACCCTGAAGCTGGTTGACCTTGACCCGAAACCGGCATCAATCGAAGACGAGCCTGCTAAAGACGAGACTCAGCCGACAGGAATGCCCTGA
- a CDS encoding septation protein A: MKMFFDFLPVLLFFIAYKMYDIYLATGVLIAASFVQTVGHRVIRGHFEKAHVITLALVALFGGLTIALQDDLFIKWKPTAINWLFAVVFIGSQFIGEKTIIERMMGGNLSLPRMVWMKLNVAWAIFFIILGALNIYVAFSFDTDTWVNFKLFGLMGLTFLFIIAQSLFLVPHLKDSQTEDNDSTTS; the protein is encoded by the coding sequence ATGAAAATGTTCTTCGATTTTTTACCCGTATTGCTCTTCTTCATCGCTTACAAGATGTACGATATCTATCTCGCAACCGGCGTTCTGATTGCCGCCTCTTTCGTCCAGACCGTTGGCCACCGCGTGATCAGGGGACACTTTGAAAAGGCTCACGTAATTACGCTCGCACTCGTGGCGCTTTTCGGCGGCCTGACCATCGCCCTTCAGGACGATCTCTTCATCAAGTGGAAACCGACTGCAATTAACTGGCTATTCGCCGTTGTGTTTATCGGTTCGCAATTTATCGGGGAGAAAACCATCATCGAGCGCATGATGGGCGGAAATTTATCCCTTCCGCGCATGGTTTGGATGAAGCTGAATGTAGCATGGGCGATCTTCTTTATCATTCTCGGAGCCCTGAATATCTATGTTGCCTTCTCGTTTGATACTGACACATGGGTAAACTTCAAACTCTTCGGCCTCATGGGACTTACCTTCCTGTTCATTATCGCCCAGAGCCTTTTCCTCGTTCCCCACCTTAAGGATTCGCAAACAGAGGATAATGACTCAACAACCAGCTAA